In Pelosinus sp. UFO1, one genomic interval encodes:
- a CDS encoding LysR family transcriptional regulator, translating into MSKDLELYKIFHTVAYYKNISHAAAALYISQPAVSKSIKKLEATLDIKLFSRSSKGVTLTTEGKLFYEYIEKALHLITEGENTLTELKSKKQGVITIGVSTTLCKHFLLPHLKPFMNQYPEIKIKIINKTTFDTLQHIDQGMIDFGIVSRPFNLDSYTFIKLATIQDIFVAEKEYLKTIQVVAPNDIFTKAIFMLLESDNITRQYIDQFFIENNIFIKPEIEINTMDFLIEFAKIGLGVTVVIKNFIEQDLANGNLVEIPVSPPIPSRTIGIIFNKKKDLSIATQTFLSYLQTLI; encoded by the coding sequence ATGAGTAAAGATTTAGAACTATATAAAATTTTCCATACTGTTGCATACTATAAGAATATTTCCCATGCAGCAGCGGCATTGTATATCAGTCAACCGGCAGTAAGTAAGTCCATAAAAAAACTAGAGGCAACTCTTGATATTAAATTATTTTCCCGCAGCTCAAAGGGAGTTACTCTAACGACAGAAGGGAAACTTTTCTATGAATATATAGAAAAAGCACTCCATCTCATTACGGAAGGTGAAAATACCCTAACGGAACTTAAGAGCAAAAAACAAGGTGTAATTACCATTGGGGTTAGTACGACGTTATGCAAACATTTTCTTCTCCCCCACCTTAAACCCTTTATGAATCAATATCCTGAAATTAAAATAAAAATTATTAATAAAACCACTTTTGATACGTTACAGCACATTGACCAAGGAATGATTGACTTTGGCATTGTCAGCCGCCCTTTTAATCTAGATTCCTATACTTTTATCAAATTGGCTACTATTCAAGACATCTTTGTTGCTGAAAAAGAGTATTTAAAAACCATTCAAGTAGTAGCGCCTAACGATATCTTCACAAAAGCCATCTTTATGCTACTTGAATCAGATAATATTACACGCCAATATATTGATCAATTTTTTATTGAAAACAATATATTTATTAAACCTGAAATAGAGATTAATACTATGGACTTCCTTATTGAATTTGCCAAAATCGGCTTAGGTGTAACTGTTGTAATTAAAAATTTTATTGAACAAGATCTGGCCAATGGAAACCTTGTAGAAATTCCCGTTTCCCCTCCCATTCCGTCTCGCACCATCGGCATAATATTTAATAAGAAAAAAGATTTATCGATTGCAACCCAAACCTTTCTCTCTTATCTTCAAACTCTTATCTAA